The following are encoded in a window of Oreochromis aureus strain Israel breed Guangdong linkage group 10, ZZ_aureus, whole genome shotgun sequence genomic DNA:
- the LOC116330310 gene encoding uncharacterized protein LOC116330310, protein MELQTEKRFHNLTLEQVQALDKVLTEVIPIHGRGNFPTLQVRAKDIIRVVKDRLVERNIQVKDIRLNGMTASHILVKDNGLGYKDLDIIFGVELPRQEDFQVIKEVVLGSLRDLLPSGVNRRKITCLTMKEAYVQKMVKVFNEHDRWSLISLSNNRAKTVGLRFVSSLRRQFEFSVDSFQIILDRMLESYWGNERKQEWKLALTAGPSSKKDDDDESKGQEKPSIPQEVEHDMKEDSAVATSTESPCQDEAVSPLEEELRHEEVERVDEKHEVQQVLEPERISLQQEEEEVEGIEDVQSEEEIVFEMCEKKGEEKEQFEINYPVVASPKTLFSDVGDPLTTHACLTLQSNDEKYEAEASQPVVCTSHTEKPAPQDLRHCEENFNADSVSCRTDSIPNVQVSNLEFSFPPPAKKSCSTSADIVPDYCPSPKLQRKMSRKLITKPEKWSLLTDLSDLTTQLFPPIELPKQLQPKPPVLESSQVHSSNIPSCQTENSEGTDVLTVPTHSTVSTPQDGTCSRETLEQTVKPKHSKEPPDSETQSNPCATAVVSKPQVYEHKPELADAIPNSCESSSWLGEAREPTITVEAECMYGDFDQAMDHLRNRLIATHNPEEIRGGGLLKYSDLLVRNFRPASETEIKSLERYMCSRFFIDFPDVGEQQRKIEAYLQCHFIGSEETSKYDYLMTLRRVIDESTVCLMGHERRQTLNMITVLALRVLGEQNAIPNTANVTCFYQPAPYMTEPIYNSYFITQAQPPLVYHPYPLHVHMQTGLV, encoded by the coding sequence ATGGAGCTTCAAACAGAGAAGAGGTTCCACAACCTAACCCTGGAGCAAGTTCAGGCTCTTGACAAAGTTTTGACTGAGGTAATCCCTATCCATGGGCGAGGTAATTTTCCTACACTGCAGGTGAGAGCGAAAGACATAATTCGTGTAGTGAAGGACCGACTGGTCGAAAGGAACATTCAGGTTAAAGATATACGCCTCAACGGCATGACTGCCAGCCACATCCTTGTTAAAGACAACGGGCTTGGGTACAAAGACTTAGACATCATTTTTGGAGTGGAGCTTCCGAGGCAGGAAGACTTCCAAGTTATTAAGGAGGTGGTGCTGGGGAGCCTGCGAGACCTTCTCCCTTCTGGAGTTAACCGACGTAAGATCACCTGTCTGACAATGAAGGAAGCCTATGTGCAAAAGATGGTGAAAGTTTTCAATGAGCATGACAGATGGAGCCTTATCTCGCTTTCTAACAACAGGGCTAAAACTGTGGGGCTCCGATTTGTTAGTTCCCTCAGACGACAGTTTGAGTTCAGTGTGGACTCCTTCCAGATTATATTAGATCGTATGCTCGAGTCCTACTGGGGGAACGAAAGGAAACAAGAATGGAAGTTGGCACTGACTGCTGGGCCTTCATCTAAAAAGGACGATGACGATGAAAGCAAAGGACAAGAGAAGCCGAGCATTCCTCAGGAGGTTGAACATGATATGAAAGAAGATTCTGCAGTGGCGACTAGCACAGAAAGTCCGTGCCAGGATGAAGCGGTTTCTCCACTCGAGGAAGAGCTTCGTCACGAAGAGGTCGAGCGTGTAGATGAAAAGCATGAGGTGCAGCAGGTGCTGGAACCGGAGAGGATAAGCTTAcaacaggaggaagaggaagtggAGGGCATAGAGGATGTACAATCAGAGGAGGAAATTGTGTTTGAGATGTGtgagaaaaaaggagaagagaAAGAACAGTTTGAAATCAATTATCCTGTAGTTGCATCGcctaaaactttattttcagaTGTTGGGGATCCTCTGACGACACATGCATGTTTAACCCTACAGAGTAATGATGAAAAATACGAGGCAGAAGCTTCCCAGCCTGTAGTGTGCACATCACATACAGAAAAACCAGCTCCACAGGATTTACGTCATTGTGAAGAAAACTTCAACGCAGACTCAGTAAGCTGCAGGACTGATTCTATCCCAAACGTGCAAGTTTCAAAtcttgagttttcctttcctccCCCAGCTAAAAAATCTTGCAGCACATCAGCGGACATTGTGCCGGATTACTGCCCCTCGCCaaaattacaaagaaaaatGTCACGGAAGTTGATTACAAAGCCTGAAAAATGGTCTTTACTAACCGATCTGTCAGACCTCACCACACAACTGTTTCCACCCATAGAGCTACCAAAACAACTTCAGCCAAAACCTCCTGTGCTGGAGAGTTCTCAAGTTCACAGTTCAAACATACCAAGCTGTCAGACGGAGAACTCGGAGGGTACAGATGTACTTACAGTTCCCACACACAGTACAGTCAGTACACCGCAGGATGGGACTTGCTCCAGAGAAACTTTAGAACAAACTGTTAAGCCAAAACACTCAAAGGAGCCTCCTGATTCAGAGACTCAAAGCAACCCATGTGCAACAGCTGTGGTCTCAAAGCCTCAGGTATATGAGCATAAACCGGAGCTGGCAGACGCCATCCCAAACAGCTGTGAGTCAAGCTCATGGCTTGGGGAAGCAAGAGAGCCCACCATCACTGTTGAAGCTGAGTGCATGTACGGAGACTTTGATCAGGCTATGGATCATCTTCGAAACCGCCTCATTGCCACCCACAACCCAGAGGAGATCCGGGGTGGGGGATTGCTAAAATACAGCGACCTGTTAGTGAGGAACTTCCGGCCAGCCAGCGAGACAGAGATAAAGTCCCTGGAGCGATACATGTGCTCCCGCTTCTTCATCGACTTTCCTGACGTAGGCGAGCAGCAGCGGAAGATTGAGGCCTACTTGCAGTGCCATTTCATCGGCAGCGAGGAGACTAGCAAGTATGACTATTTGATGACCCTGCGGCGCGTGATAGATGAGAGCACGGTGTGTTTGATGGGACACGAGAGGAGGCAGACCCTCAACATGATCACAGTGCTGGCTCTAAGGGTGCTGGGCGAGCAAAACGCCATCCCCAACACAGCCAACGTTACCTGCTTCTACCAGCCGGCTCCATACATGACAGAACCCATTTACAACAGCTACTTCATCACTCAGGCCCAGCCGCCTCTGGTCTACCACCCGTACCCTTTACATGTCCACATGCAGACTGGTCTGGTGTAG
- the LOC116330259 gene encoding charged multivesicular body protein 1b, translating into MPSMEKNLFNLKFAAKELQRNSKKCDKEEKLEKAKVKKAIQKGNMEVARIHAENAIRQKNQSVNFLRMSARVDAVAARVQTAVTMNQVTKSMAGVVKGMDATLKSMNLEKISALMDKFEHQFETLDVQTAQMEDTMSSTTTLTTPQNQVESLLHEMADEAGLDLNMELPQGQTGSVGTSVASAEQDELSQRLAKLRDQM; encoded by the exons ATGCCCAGCATGGAAA AAAATCTCTTCAATCTAAAGTTTGCCGCCAAAGAACTCCAAAGAAATTCCAAGAAATGTGACAAAGAGGAAAAATTAGAGAAGGCTAAAGTCAAGAAG GCCATCCAGAAAGGAAACATGGAAGTGGCAAGAATTCATGCAGAAAACGCCATCAGACAGAAGAACCAGTCTGTGAACTTCCTACGGATGAGCGCTCGGGTAGATGCTGTGGCAGCGAGGGTCCAAACTGCAGTCACAATGAACCAG GTCACAAAATCAATGGCTGGAGTGGTGAAAGGCATGGACGCCACACTGAAGAGTATGAATCTGGAAAAG ATTTCCGCTCTCATGGATAAATTTGAACACCAGTTTGAGACACTGGATGTTCAGACAGCCCAGATGGAGGATACGATGAGCAGCACGACAACTCTCACAACACCACAG AATCAAGTGGAGTCGTTGCTGCATGAAATGGCTGATGAAGCAGG GTTGGATCTGAACATGGAGCTCCCTCAAGGACAGACAGGATCAGTGGGTACCAGCGTGGCCTCTGCAgagcag GACGAACTGTCTCAAAGGCTCGCCAAACTCAGAGATCAGATGTAA